A portion of the Patescibacteria group bacterium genome contains these proteins:
- a CDS encoding BrnT family toxin, whose translation MSIRFLDKIAYEFDWDEGNSDKNFLKRGISCSECEEVFFNVPVLFFYDKTHSQTEDRFIALGTTGTTLNLFISFTIRKEKLRVISARIQSKKERRIFYEETKQDSKI comes from the coding sequence ATGAGCATTAGGTTTTTGGATAAAATCGCTTATGAATTTGATTGGGATGAAGGTAATTCCGATAAGAATTTTCTAAAGCGCGGAATTTCTTGCAGTGAGTGTGAAGAGGTGTTTTTTAATGTCCCAGTTTTGTTTTTTTACGATAAAACACACTCACAAACGGAAGATAGATTTATTGCTTTAGGAACGACTGGAACAACATTAAATTTATTTATATCTTTTACAATAAGAAAAGAAAAGTTAAGAGTTATCTCTGCAAGAATTCAAAGCAAAAAAGAAAGGAGGATATTTTATGAAGAAACAAAACAAGATTCCAAAATTTAA
- a CDS encoding BrnA antitoxin family protein, whose translation MKKQNKIPKFKSEENERNFWDKNDFANFKESFERVSLDLSNLKPSTKPVTVRLSKPLLYNLKVMANKRDVPYQSLMKVFLEEKVHEELNTKVRGA comes from the coding sequence ATGAAGAAACAAAACAAGATTCCAAAATTTAAATCCGAAGAAAACGAAAGAAACTTTTGGGACAAAAACGACTTTGCCAATTTTAAGGAAAGTTTTGAAAGAGTTAGCCTAGATTTATCAAATCTTAAACCATCAACTAAACCGGTAACTGTTAGACTTTCTAAACCGCTACTTTATAATCTTAAAGTGATGGCAAACAAAAGGGATGTTCCTTATCAATCGCTAATGAAGGTTTTTTTGGAAGAAAAGGTGCACGAGGAACTTAATACAAAAGTACGAGGAGCATAA